From Haloglomus litoreum, the proteins below share one genomic window:
- the serA gene encoding phosphoglycerate dehydrogenase, whose protein sequence is MKVLVTDPIADAGLDRLREAGHEVVTNYEAEGDALLEAVADANALIVRSGTEVTAELLAAAPDLQIVGRAGIGVDNIDIDAATEHGVIVANAPEGNVRAAAEHTVAMAFATARSIPQAHVRLKGGEWAKGEFLGTELRDKTLGVVGLGRVGQEVAKRLGGLGMDLVAYDPYIGEERAEQLGAELADLDETLDRADFLTIHTPLTPETENMIGEAELAQLEGGYVVNCARGGIIDEPALAQAVEDGVLAGAAVDVFAEEPLSEDSPLLDVDDIIVTPHLGASTEAAQENVATSTAEQVLAAFLGEPVMNALNAPSMDAAAFPRVKPYIELAETAGRIAVQLFDGHVNEIEVTYAGDIADEDVELVTASALKGVFLPIESQVNAVNAQGIAEERGIEVTETKRSQAEDFTSLVTVTVHNDEESISVCGTLFAGDDPRIVRIDGFRVDAIPGGRMIVSRNTDEPGVIGLIGSVMGEYDINIAGMYNARQTIGGEAMTVYNVDQPVPDEAREKLEADERVIETRYISLED, encoded by the coding sequence ATGAAGGTACTCGTCACGGACCCCATCGCGGACGCGGGGCTGGACCGGCTCCGGGAGGCCGGCCACGAGGTCGTCACGAACTACGAGGCCGAGGGCGACGCGCTCCTCGAGGCGGTCGCGGACGCCAACGCACTCATCGTGCGCTCGGGCACGGAGGTCACGGCGGAACTGCTCGCCGCGGCGCCGGACCTGCAGATCGTCGGGCGTGCCGGCATCGGCGTCGACAACATCGACATCGACGCGGCGACCGAGCACGGCGTCATCGTCGCGAACGCACCGGAGGGCAACGTCCGCGCCGCCGCCGAACACACGGTCGCGATGGCGTTCGCCACCGCGCGCTCCATCCCGCAGGCCCACGTCCGCCTGAAGGGCGGCGAGTGGGCGAAGGGCGAGTTCCTCGGCACCGAACTCCGGGACAAGACGCTCGGCGTCGTCGGCCTCGGCCGCGTCGGCCAGGAGGTCGCCAAACGGCTGGGCGGGCTGGGTATGGACCTCGTCGCGTACGACCCCTACATCGGCGAGGAGCGCGCCGAGCAGCTCGGTGCCGAACTGGCGGACCTCGACGAGACACTCGACCGCGCGGACTTCCTCACCATCCACACGCCGCTCACGCCGGAGACGGAGAACATGATCGGCGAGGCCGAACTCGCCCAGCTGGAGGGTGGCTACGTCGTCAACTGCGCCCGCGGCGGCATCATCGACGAGCCGGCGCTCGCACAGGCCGTCGAGGACGGCGTCCTGGCGGGCGCTGCCGTCGACGTCTTCGCCGAGGAGCCGCTGTCCGAGGACTCGCCGCTGCTCGACGTCGACGACATCATCGTGACGCCGCATCTGGGCGCCTCGACGGAGGCCGCCCAGGAGAACGTCGCCACCTCCACCGCCGAGCAGGTGCTCGCCGCGTTCCTCGGCGAACCCGTGATGAACGCGCTCAACGCGCCGTCGATGGACGCCGCCGCGTTCCCCCGCGTCAAGCCGTACATCGAACTCGCCGAGACCGCCGGCCGCATCGCCGTCCAGCTGTTCGACGGGCACGTCAACGAGATCGAGGTGACCTACGCCGGCGACATCGCCGACGAGGACGTCGAGCTCGTCACCGCGTCGGCGCTGAAGGGCGTCTTCCTCCCCATCGAGTCGCAGGTCAACGCCGTCAACGCGCAGGGCATCGCCGAGGAGCGCGGTATCGAGGTCACCGAGACGAAGCGCTCGCAGGCCGAGGACTTCACCTCGCTCGTGACGGTGACGGTCCACAACGACGAGGAGTCCATCTCCGTCTGCGGGACGCTGTTCGCCGGTGACGACCCGCGCATCGTCCGCATCGACGGCTTCCGCGTCGACGCCATCCCGGGTGGCCGGATGATCGTCTCGCGCAACACGGACGAACCCGGCGTCATCGGCCTCATCGGCTCGGTCATGGGCGAGTACGACATCAACATCGCCGGGATGTACAACGCCCGCCAGACCATCGGCGGCGAGGCGATGACCGTCTACAACGTCGACCAGCCGGTGCCCGACGAGGCCCGCGAGAAACTGGAGGCCGACGAGCGCGTCATCGAGACGCGCTACATCTCGCTAGAGGATTAA
- a CDS encoding PINc/VapC family ATPase: MNVVPDTSAVIDGRVSEFHERGEPVETVYVPEAVVSELESQANAGHDTGWEGLEELQRLTDLADAGELTVEYVGERPTSDEIGGAHEGDIDAGIRDIAAEYDATLLTSDAVQAEVARAKGIAVEYVEAETRDTGSLAIEEFFDETTMSVHLKTGVVPMAKRGEIGEMHYQEIRDEPSTEAQLKEWATDILASARQSSEGFIELSEPGMDIVQFRDMRIAVARPPFSDGIEITVVRPIVKTELDDYKMADELRDRLSERQRGVLISGAPGAGKSTFAQAVAEFLANSDYAVKTMEKPRDLQVGPNITQYTELDGSMEKTADSLLMVRPDYTIYDEVRKTSDFSVFADMRLAGVGMIGVVHATRAIDALQRLVGRVELGMIPQVVDTVVYIEDGSVHTVYDVHTEVKVPHGLMEEDLTRPVVVISDFETGEPAYEIYTFNNQVVTVPLEEGEDGSDTGVNRIAKQEIEREVKSVARDRVDVEITGQNSARVYVSENDISTVIGKGGGRISDIENRLGIEIDVRTHDEQPDGKRHAGGSGPSGSGGSGGSVHGGGGGEIVTPEVTSRHVIVPAEGYQGETVEVQAGGEYLFTATVSRGGEIQVSRGSAIAEELEGAIDRGKQITIAPQ; encoded by the coding sequence ATGAACGTCGTCCCGGACACGAGCGCGGTCATCGACGGCCGTGTGTCCGAGTTCCACGAACGGGGCGAACCCGTCGAGACGGTGTACGTCCCGGAGGCGGTGGTCTCCGAACTGGAGTCCCAGGCCAACGCCGGTCACGACACCGGCTGGGAGGGGCTCGAGGAGCTCCAGCGCCTCACCGACCTCGCCGACGCCGGCGAGCTGACGGTCGAGTACGTCGGCGAGCGCCCCACGAGCGACGAGATCGGCGGCGCCCACGAGGGCGACATCGACGCGGGCATCCGCGACATCGCCGCCGAGTACGACGCCACGCTCCTCACGAGCGACGCCGTCCAGGCCGAGGTCGCCCGGGCGAAGGGCATCGCCGTCGAGTACGTCGAGGCCGAGACCCGCGACACCGGGTCGCTGGCCATCGAGGAGTTCTTCGACGAGACCACGATGAGCGTCCATCTGAAGACGGGGGTGGTGCCGATGGCCAAGCGCGGCGAGATCGGCGAGATGCACTACCAGGAGATCCGCGACGAGCCCTCCACGGAGGCCCAGCTGAAGGAGTGGGCCACCGACATCCTCGCCTCGGCGCGCCAGTCCAGCGAGGGGTTCATCGAGCTCTCCGAACCCGGGATGGACATCGTCCAGTTCCGGGACATGCGCATCGCCGTCGCCCGGCCGCCGTTCTCGGACGGCATCGAGATCACCGTCGTCCGGCCCATCGTGAAGACCGAACTGGACGACTACAAGATGGCCGACGAGCTCCGGGACCGGCTGAGCGAGCGCCAGCGTGGCGTTCTCATCTCCGGGGCCCCGGGCGCCGGGAAGTCCACGTTCGCACAGGCCGTCGCCGAGTTCCTCGCGAACTCGGACTACGCGGTCAAGACGATGGAGAAGCCACGGGACCTCCAGGTCGGGCCGAACATCACGCAGTACACCGAGCTGGACGGCTCGATGGAGAAGACCGCCGACTCGCTGCTGATGGTCCGGCCGGACTACACCATCTACGACGAGGTCCGCAAGACCTCGGACTTCTCCGTCTTCGCGGATATGCGCCTCGCGGGCGTCGGGATGATCGGCGTCGTCCACGCGACCCGGGCCATCGACGCGCTCCAGCGGCTCGTCGGCCGCGTCGAACTCGGGATGATCCCGCAGGTCGTCGACACCGTCGTCTACATCGAGGACGGCAGCGTCCACACCGTCTACGACGTCCACACGGAGGTCAAGGTCCCGCACGGCCTGATGGAGGAGGACCTCACGCGGCCGGTCGTCGTCATCAGCGACTTCGAGACGGGCGAACCCGCGTACGAGATCTACACGTTCAACAACCAGGTCGTCACGGTCCCGCTCGAGGAGGGCGAGGACGGGAGCGACACCGGCGTCAACCGCATCGCGAAGCAGGAGATCGAGCGGGAGGTCAAGTCCGTCGCGCGCGACCGCGTCGACGTCGAGATTACCGGCCAGAACTCCGCCCGCGTCTACGTCTCCGAGAACGACATCTCGACGGTCATCGGGAAGGGCGGGGGTCGCATCTCCGACATCGAGAACCGCCTCGGCATCGAGATCGATGTCCGCACCCACGACGAACAGCCGGACGGGAAGCGTCACGCGGGCGGTTCCGGCCCGAGCGGGTCGGGTGGCTCGGGGGGGTCGGTCCACGGCGGCGGGGGCGGCGAGATCGTCACGCCCGAGGTGACCTCCCGGCACGTCATCGTCCCCGCCGAGGGCTACCAGGGCGAGACCGTCGAGGTCCAGGCCGGCGGCGAGTACCTGTTCACGGCGACCGTCTCGCGCGGCGGCGAGATCCAGGTCTCGCGCGGCTCGGCCATCGCCGAGGAGCTGGAGGGAGCCATCGACCGCGGCAAGCAGATCACCATCGCGCCGCAGTAG
- a CDS encoding DEAD/DEAH box helicase → MRVDEAVPEFADAFPFETFNRMQSEALPAVLDSGENVVVSAPTASGKTALAELAICRTLRNDGTALFLAPLRALTNEKESEWERFEELGYSVYVVTGERDLNPRRAERADVLVMTPEKADSATRKHDTARHAFITDVDCCIIDEVHLLDSDKRGSVLEVTVSRLRRLCDPRVVALSATMPNIEDVAGWLDAPEDCTFTFGEEYRPVPLHAGVETYSHGENPFQDKYRRLFRALDLAQPHVEDGGQALVFVSSRQDTVRAAEKARDVVAERDIEMGARGDYDMHSEAQDLDNDTLRQSVVDGVAFHHAGLSRSDKDRVEAWFRDGTVQLLFSTSTLAWGVNLPARCVVIRDTKYHDPLEGEVDMSPLDVLQMLGRAGRPGYDDAGYAYVVCDGADAEKYRTLLREGKEIESRLAEDLDAHLNAEVALGYVREMDDVMEWLETTFYYVRAQSAPAEDGAEAVDYPFGGNLRTRARETLDELVADGFVEEDGLRLRPTPLGRLASKFYMRLDTAREFADLAEAAAERPIDEGDVLRTVAAAAEFDSVSARRAERDAVESVLGQSFASDAEGEGLEPGHRKVLAICRSAMRGSTPSELQSDAWVIRQNVLRLLAALHAFAREFADARAANLVRRVEARVETGISADAVGLTAVDGVARGRAQKLAAEGLTTPADIVAAGVDGLVDAGLSEGVAERVLRNARELPAVEVEWGEFPESVSLGERAMCPVTVRSTAGSARAGVRVTVNGREMSSGESHLGETETTVGVFGTGKADALTYRVEVAFPDLPLAPVSESRTVRVE, encoded by the coding sequence ATGCGAGTCGACGAGGCCGTCCCAGAGTTCGCCGACGCGTTCCCGTTCGAGACCTTCAATCGGATGCAGTCGGAGGCGCTGCCGGCCGTCCTCGACTCCGGCGAGAACGTGGTCGTCAGCGCGCCCACCGCGTCCGGGAAGACCGCGCTCGCGGAGCTGGCCATCTGCCGCACCCTCCGGAACGACGGGACCGCCCTGTTCCTCGCGCCGCTCCGCGCGCTCACCAACGAGAAGGAGTCCGAGTGGGAGCGCTTCGAGGAGCTGGGCTACTCCGTCTACGTCGTCACGGGCGAGCGCGACCTCAACCCGCGCCGCGCCGAGCGCGCCGACGTGCTCGTGATGACGCCCGAGAAGGCCGATTCGGCCACCCGGAAACACGACACCGCCCGGCACGCGTTCATCACGGACGTCGACTGCTGCATCATCGACGAGGTCCACCTGCTGGATTCGGACAAGCGCGGCTCCGTCCTCGAAGTCACGGTCTCGCGGCTGCGCCGGCTCTGTGACCCCCGCGTGGTCGCGCTCTCGGCGACGATGCCCAACATCGAGGACGTGGCCGGCTGGCTCGACGCGCCCGAGGACTGCACGTTCACCTTCGGCGAGGAGTACCGGCCGGTCCCGCTGCACGCGGGCGTGGAGACCTACTCGCACGGCGAGAACCCGTTCCAGGACAAGTACCGCCGCCTGTTCCGCGCGCTCGACCTCGCACAGCCCCACGTCGAGGACGGCGGCCAGGCGCTCGTCTTCGTCTCCAGCCGCCAGGACACCGTCCGCGCGGCGGAGAAGGCCCGCGACGTGGTGGCCGAGCGCGACATCGAGATGGGCGCCCGCGGCGACTACGACATGCACAGCGAGGCCCAGGACCTGGACAACGACACGCTCCGCCAGTCCGTCGTCGACGGGGTCGCGTTCCACCACGCCGGTCTCTCGCGCTCGGACAAGGACCGCGTCGAGGCGTGGTTCCGCGACGGCACCGTCCAGTTGCTGTTCTCGACCTCGACGCTGGCGTGGGGCGTCAACCTCCCCGCCCGCTGTGTGGTCATCCGGGACACGAAGTACCACGACCCGCTCGAGGGAGAAGTAGATATGAGCCCGCTGGACGTGCTCCAGATGCTCGGGCGTGCGGGCCGGCCGGGCTACGACGACGCGGGCTACGCGTACGTGGTCTGTGACGGCGCCGACGCCGAGAAGTACCGGACGCTGCTGCGCGAGGGCAAGGAGATCGAGTCGCGGCTCGCCGAGGACCTCGATGCGCACCTGAACGCCGAGGTCGCGCTGGGCTACGTCCGCGAGATGGACGACGTGATGGAGTGGCTGGAGACGACGTTCTACTACGTCCGGGCGCAGTCCGCGCCCGCCGAGGACGGGGCGGAGGCCGTCGACTACCCGTTCGGCGGCAACCTCCGGACCCGTGCCCGCGAGACGCTCGACGAACTGGTCGCCGACGGGTTCGTCGAGGAGGACGGGTTGCGCCTGCGCCCGACGCCGCTGGGCCGGCTGGCATCGAAGTTCTACATGCGCCTGGACACGGCCCGCGAGTTCGCCGACCTCGCGGAGGCCGCCGCCGAGCGCCCCATCGACGAGGGCGACGTGCTCCGGACGGTGGCGGCCGCCGCCGAGTTCGACTCCGTGAGCGCCCGCCGCGCCGAGCGCGACGCCGTCGAGTCCGTCCTCGGCCAGTCGTTCGCCTCCGACGCCGAGGGCGAGGGACTCGAACCGGGCCACCGGAAGGTGCTGGCCATCTGCCGGTCGGCGATGCGGGGGTCGACGCCGAGCGAGCTCCAGAGCGACGCCTGGGTCATCCGGCAGAACGTCCTCCGCCTGCTCGCGGCGCTGCACGCCTTCGCCCGCGAGTTCGCCGACGCCCGCGCCGCGAACCTCGTCCGCCGGGTCGAGGCCCGCGTCGAGACGGGCATCTCCGCCGACGCCGTCGGCCTCACCGCGGTCGACGGCGTCGCGCGTGGCCGGGCGCAGAAACTCGCCGCCGAGGGGCTGACGACGCCCGCCGACATCGTCGCCGCCGGCGTCGACGGGTTGGTCGACGCGGGCCTCTCCGAGGGTGTCGCCGAGCGCGTCCTGCGGAACGCGCGTGAACTCCCCGCCGTCGAGGTCGAGTGGGGCGAGTTCCCCGAGAGCGTCTCGCTCGGCGAGCGGGCGATGTGTCCGGTCACGGTGCGCTCGACCGCCGGGTCGGCGCGGGCGGGCGTCCGGGTGACGGTCAACGGGCGCGAGATGTCCAGCGGGGAGTCACACCTCGGGGAGACGGAGACGACCGTGGGCGTCTTCGGGACGGGCAAGGCCGACGCGTTGACCTACCGCGTGGAGGTGGCCTTCCCGGACCTGCCGCTCGCGCCCGTCAGCGAGAGCCGGACCGTGCGGGTGGAGTGA
- a CDS encoding type IV pilin N-terminal domain-containing protein encodes MRGDSRGVSPVIGTIIMVSVVVILASLVSVFVFDLGPGGQPPAPQISVSHELVDDGSGTGDQSIAVTLESGESVATDQLYVGGSKDLDIGGAPGSGDEAAKERFASSLETFTESSDGSPQVAIGDTWDSGETIYLDPVGDAEGVTVRIYWNTEPVEGVNPGTVKGEDSYKIAEFTV; translated from the coding sequence ATGAGGGGGGACTCACGTGGGGTATCGCCGGTCATCGGGACGATAATCATGGTCTCGGTGGTCGTGATTCTGGCGTCGCTCGTCTCGGTGTTCGTGTTCGACCTCGGGCCTGGCGGCCAGCCACCGGCGCCGCAGATCTCGGTGTCGCACGAACTGGTCGACGACGGCAGCGGCACGGGCGACCAATCGATAGCGGTCACGCTCGAATCGGGCGAGTCCGTCGCGACCGACCAGCTCTACGTCGGCGGCTCGAAGGACCTGGACATCGGGGGGGCGCCCGGGAGCGGCGACGAGGCCGCCAAGGAGCGTTTCGCCAGTTCACTGGAGACGTTCACCGAATCGAGCGACGGCAGTCCCCAGGTCGCAATCGGCGACACGTGGGACTCCGGTGAGACCATCTACCTCGACCCGGTCGGCGACGCCGAGGGCGTCACCGTCCGCATCTACTGGAACACGGAGCCGGTCGAGGGCGTCAACCCGGGGACGGTCAAGGGGGAGGACTCGTACAAGATCGCGGAATTCACTGTCTGA
- a CDS encoding RNA ligase partner protein has translation MPGELPRQQFVLDTSLFITEEIREEEESLESAVIRLLDLVATARLELNISCYMPPSIHDELTTMLRERDVSEEVFERLDTWVVRKSPDRYGVTIPADIVYEFIEEMSGRVDRGLRVSEEALREVEQLDPDSLTAEGNDYVTEADRILSKMRDKYRRALRQGVLDSREDFDLLILARELDAGVVTEDRGVISWANEFGLRYVRGGRFPTLLEEYLRATGGERVNGDEG, from the coding sequence ATGCCCGGCGAACTCCCCCGACAGCAGTTCGTCCTCGACACGTCGCTGTTCATCACCGAGGAGATCCGCGAGGAGGAGGAGTCGCTGGAGTCGGCCGTCATCCGGCTGCTCGACCTGGTGGCGACCGCGCGGCTCGAGCTGAACATCTCCTGCTACATGCCCCCCTCCATCCACGACGAGCTGACGACGATGCTCCGCGAGCGCGACGTGAGCGAGGAGGTGTTCGAGCGCCTCGACACGTGGGTCGTCCGCAAGAGTCCGGACCGCTACGGCGTCACCATCCCGGCGGACATCGTCTACGAGTTCATCGAGGAGATGTCCGGGCGCGTCGACCGGGGCCTGCGCGTCAGCGAGGAGGCGCTCCGCGAGGTCGAGCAGCTCGACCCCGACTCCCTGACCGCCGAGGGGAACGACTACGTGACCGAGGCCGACCGCATCCTCTCGAAGATGCGCGACAAGTACCGCCGGGCGCTCCGGCAGGGGGTGCTCGACTCGCGCGAGGACTTCGACCTGCTCATCCTCGCGCGGGAACTCGACGCCGGCGTCGTCACGGAGGACCGCGGCGTCATCAGCTGGGCCAACGAGTTCGGGCTGCGGTACGTCCGCGGCGGGCGCTTCCCGACGCTGCTGGAGGAGTACCTCCGGGCGACGGGCGGCGAGCGGGTGAACGGGGACGAAGGATAG